The following proteins are co-located in the Apis mellifera strain DH4 linkage group LG9, Amel_HAv3.1, whole genome shotgun sequence genome:
- the Gpdh gene encoding glycerol-3-phosphate dehydrogenase has product MAEKLRICIVGSGNWGSTIAKIIGINAANFSNFEDRVTMYVYEEIINGKKLTEIINETHENVKYLPGHKLPPNIIAIPDVVEAAKDADILTFVVPHQFIKRICSALFGKIKPTAIGLSLIKGFDKKQGGGIELISHIISKQLHIPVSVLMGANLASEVANEMFCETTIGCKDKNMAPILKDLMETSYFKVVVVEDVDSVECCGALKNIVACGAGFIDGLGLGDNTKAAVMRLGLMEIIKFVNIFFPGGKKTTFFESCGVADLIATCYGGRNRKICEAFVKTGKKISELEKEMLNGQKLQGPFTAEEVNYMLKAKNMENRFPLFTTVHRICIGETMPMELIENLRNHPEYIDETRNYQECKCSI; this is encoded by the exons atggCAGAAAAACTACGTATTTGTATCGTTGGATCAGGAAATTG gGGTTCGACTATCGCTAagataattggaataaatgcTGCTAATTTTAGTAACTTCGAGGATCGCGTTACAATGTATGTTTATGAAGAAATAATCAATGGAAAAAAACtaacagaaattattaatgagaCACATGAAAATGTAAAGTATCTTCCAGGACATAAGCTTCCGCCCAATata ATTGCAATTCCCGATGTAGTAGAAGCTGCTAAAGATGCAGATATTCTAACTTTTGTAGTACCTCATCAATTTATAAAGAGAATATGTAGTgcattatttggaaaaataaagccTACAGCTATTGGCCTTTCTCTTATAAag gGTTTTGATAAAAAGCAAGGAGGTGGTATTGAACTTATTTcacatataatttcaaaacaacTTCACATTCCTGTTTCAGTTTTAATGGGAGCAAATTTGGCTTCTGAAGTAGCAAACGAAATGTTTTGTGAAACTACTattg gttgcaaggataaaaatatggCTCCTATACTGAAAGATTTAATGGAAAcatcatattttaaagttgTAGTAGTTGAAGATGTTGATTCAGTTGAATGTTGTGGAGCATTAAAG aatATAGTAGCTTGCGGTGCTGGTTTCATCGATGGTTTAGGATTAGGTGATAATACAAAAGCTGCAGTAATGAGATTGGGCCttatggaaataattaaatttgtgaatatttttttccctggTGGAAAAAAAACTACATTCTTTGAAAGTTGTGGAGTAGCAGATCTAATTGCAACTTGTTACGGTGGtcgaaatcgtaaaatttgCGAAGCATTTGTAAAAACGGGCAag AAAATCTCTGAATTGGAAAAGGAAATGTTGAATGGACAAAAATTGCAAGGTCCTTTCACTGCTGAAGaagtaaattatatgttaaaagcgaaaaatatggaaaacagATTTCCCCTTTTTACAACTGTACATCGGATTTGTATTGGTGAGACAATGCCTATGGAACTAATTGAAAACTTACGCAATCATCCAGAATACAT agaTGAAACAAGAAATTATCAAGAATGTAAATGCTCTATATGA
- the Gpdh gene encoding glycerol-3-phosphate dehydrogenase isoform X1 codes for MAEKLRICIVGSGNWGSTIAKIIGINAANFSNFEDRVTMYVYEEIINGKKLTEIINETHENVKYLPGHKLPPNIIAIPDVVEAAKDADILTFVVPHQFIKRICSALFGKIKPTAIGLSLIKGFDKKQGGGIELISHIISKQLHIPVSVLMGANLASEVANEMFCETTIGCKDKNMAPILKDLMETSYFKVVVVEDVDSVECCGALKNIVACGAGFIDGLGLGDNTKAAVMRLGLMEIIKFVNIFFPGGKKTTFFESCGVADLIATCYGGRNRKICEAFVKTGKKISELEKEMLNGQKLQGPFTAEEVNYMLKAKNMENRFPLFTTVHRICIGETMPMELIENLRNHPEYMNNDVNAPILQLLSPRCHL; via the exons atggCAGAAAAACTACGTATTTGTATCGTTGGATCAGGAAATTG gGGTTCGACTATCGCTAagataattggaataaatgcTGCTAATTTTAGTAACTTCGAGGATCGCGTTACAATGTATGTTTATGAAGAAATAATCAATGGAAAAAAACtaacagaaattattaatgagaCACATGAAAATGTAAAGTATCTTCCAGGACATAAGCTTCCGCCCAATata ATTGCAATTCCCGATGTAGTAGAAGCTGCTAAAGATGCAGATATTCTAACTTTTGTAGTACCTCATCAATTTATAAAGAGAATATGTAGTgcattatttggaaaaataaagccTACAGCTATTGGCCTTTCTCTTATAAag gGTTTTGATAAAAAGCAAGGAGGTGGTATTGAACTTATTTcacatataatttcaaaacaacTTCACATTCCTGTTTCAGTTTTAATGGGAGCAAATTTGGCTTCTGAAGTAGCAAACGAAATGTTTTGTGAAACTACTattg gttgcaaggataaaaatatggCTCCTATACTGAAAGATTTAATGGAAAcatcatattttaaagttgTAGTAGTTGAAGATGTTGATTCAGTTGAATGTTGTGGAGCATTAAAG aatATAGTAGCTTGCGGTGCTGGTTTCATCGATGGTTTAGGATTAGGTGATAATACAAAAGCTGCAGTAATGAGATTGGGCCttatggaaataattaaatttgtgaatatttttttccctggTGGAAAAAAAACTACATTCTTTGAAAGTTGTGGAGTAGCAGATCTAATTGCAACTTGTTACGGTGGtcgaaatcgtaaaatttgCGAAGCATTTGTAAAAACGGGCAag AAAATCTCTGAATTGGAAAAGGAAATGTTGAATGGACAAAAATTGCAAGGTCCTTTCACTGCTGAAGaagtaaattatatgttaaaagcgaaaaatatggaaaacagATTTCCCCTTTTTACAACTGTACATCGGATTTGTATTGGTGAGACAATGCCTATGGAACTAATTGAAAACTTACGCAATCATCCAGAATACAT GAACAACGACGTTAATGCACCAATACTACAATTACTATCACCAAGATGTCACCTATGA
- the Gpdh gene encoding glycerol-3-phosphate dehydrogenase isoform X2 — translation MAEKLRICIVGSGNWGSTIAKIIGINAANFSNFEDRVTMYVYEEIINGKKLTEIINETHENVKYLPGHKLPPNIIAIPDVVEAAKDADILTFVVPHQFIKRICSALFGKIKPTAIGLSLIKGFDKKQGGGIELISHIISKQLHIPVSVLMGANLASEVANEMFCETTIGCKDKNMAPILKDLMETSYFKVVVVEDVDSVECCGALKNIVACGAGFIDGLGLGDNTKAAVMRLGLMEIIKFVNIFFPGGKKTTFFESCGVADLIATCYGGRNRKICEAFVKTGKKISELEKEMLNGQKLQGPFTAEEVNYMLKAKNMENRFPLFTTVHRICIGETMPMELIENLRNHPEYM, via the exons atggCAGAAAAACTACGTATTTGTATCGTTGGATCAGGAAATTG gGGTTCGACTATCGCTAagataattggaataaatgcTGCTAATTTTAGTAACTTCGAGGATCGCGTTACAATGTATGTTTATGAAGAAATAATCAATGGAAAAAAACtaacagaaattattaatgagaCACATGAAAATGTAAAGTATCTTCCAGGACATAAGCTTCCGCCCAATata ATTGCAATTCCCGATGTAGTAGAAGCTGCTAAAGATGCAGATATTCTAACTTTTGTAGTACCTCATCAATTTATAAAGAGAATATGTAGTgcattatttggaaaaataaagccTACAGCTATTGGCCTTTCTCTTATAAag gGTTTTGATAAAAAGCAAGGAGGTGGTATTGAACTTATTTcacatataatttcaaaacaacTTCACATTCCTGTTTCAGTTTTAATGGGAGCAAATTTGGCTTCTGAAGTAGCAAACGAAATGTTTTGTGAAACTACTattg gttgcaaggataaaaatatggCTCCTATACTGAAAGATTTAATGGAAAcatcatattttaaagttgTAGTAGTTGAAGATGTTGATTCAGTTGAATGTTGTGGAGCATTAAAG aatATAGTAGCTTGCGGTGCTGGTTTCATCGATGGTTTAGGATTAGGTGATAATACAAAAGCTGCAGTAATGAGATTGGGCCttatggaaataattaaatttgtgaatatttttttccctggTGGAAAAAAAACTACATTCTTTGAAAGTTGTGGAGTAGCAGATCTAATTGCAACTTGTTACGGTGGtcgaaatcgtaaaatttgCGAAGCATTTGTAAAAACGGGCAag AAAATCTCTGAATTGGAAAAGGAAATGTTGAATGGACAAAAATTGCAAGGTCCTTTCACTGCTGAAGaagtaaattatatgttaaaagcgaaaaatatggaaaacagATTTCCCCTTTTTACAACTGTACATCGGATTTGTATTGGTGAGACAATGCCTATGGAACTAATTGAAAACTTACGCAATCATCCAGAATACATGTAA